A genomic stretch from Candidatus Krumholzibacteriia bacterium includes:
- a CDS encoding phosphatase PAP2 family protein: protein MTMSNARVETTNATPFVVSGATRGLTRSLAVVVSQVASPPVVAVAAAYLAAGLHGRPVAFGWATLHVVLMVLVPLIYLVGLLRRGAVSDLDVYRREERWRPFLATVAGAWTGWVLLTALGAPPSLMGVTGVLALEALVVFAITLSWKISLHCATVAVAGALVWKLMGSPVVLVVGVPLMIWSRVLLRRHTPAQTLAGSVVGVLLVVLFFDLFAGAV from the coding sequence ATGACGATGTCGAACGCACGCGTCGAGACCACGAATGCAACCCCCTTCGTCGTGTCGGGCGCGACGCGGGGACTGACGAGATCCCTGGCCGTGGTCGTGTCCCAGGTCGCGAGTCCTCCGGTGGTCGCCGTGGCGGCGGCCTACCTCGCCGCGGGACTCCACGGTCGACCCGTGGCGTTCGGTTGGGCCACGCTCCACGTCGTGCTCATGGTGCTCGTTCCGCTGATCTACCTGGTCGGACTCCTGCGGCGAGGAGCAGTGAGCGACCTGGACGTGTACAGACGTGAAGAGCGGTGGCGGCCGTTCCTGGCCACCGTAGCCGGGGCGTGGACGGGCTGGGTGCTGTTGACCGCACTGGGTGCACCTCCGTCACTGATGGGAGTGACCGGAGTGCTCGCCCTGGAGGCGCTGGTGGTCTTCGCGATCACTCTGAGCTGGAAGATCAGTCTGCACTGTGCCACGGTGGCCGTGGCCGGTGCCCTGGTGTGGAAGCTGATGGGTTCACCGGTCGTGCTCGTGGTCGGTGTTCCCCTGATGATCTGGTCGCGTGTGTTGCTGCGTCGTCACACGCCGGCCCAGACCCTCGCCGGTTCGGTCGTGGGCGTCCTGCTGGTCGTCCTGTTCTTCGATCTGTTCGCCGGGGCGGTGTGA
- a CDS encoding glycosyltransferase family 1 protein, which translates to MRVAIFAETFLPKWDGITNTLCRLLEHLESEGHESIMFAPEGAPSSYASTRIHGYPAFNCPWYNDLRLATPLGTATREIEEFQPDVIHVASPLLLGAMGLKKAKQMGVPVVASYHTDVPGYMEHYGFGALRQPSWALFRWLHNQADLNVCPSTHTRRQLEEHGFERVEIWARGVDTDLYSPTRFSFQMRDRMSGGVPDAPLLLYAGRLAVEKRLDLLRPVLDEVPGARLCLVGSGPAEEVLRSIFRGTDTTFMGYLKGEDLAAAYASADVFVFPSESETFGNVVLEAMASGLTAVCAAAGGPLDIVDHGRNGYLFTPGRHAEISSLLEWLIAHPGPSRAIGQRARIHAEANSWTNVMVGLVNRYRELAELSEAERPALAG; encoded by the coding sequence ATGCGCGTCGCGATCTTCGCCGAGACCTTCCTCCCCAAGTGGGACGGCATCACCAACACGTTGTGTCGACTGCTGGAGCACCTCGAGTCCGAGGGGCACGAGAGCATCATGTTCGCGCCCGAGGGCGCGCCTTCGTCGTACGCGAGCACGCGCATCCACGGCTACCCGGCGTTCAACTGTCCCTGGTACAACGACCTGCGTCTCGCCACGCCGCTCGGAACCGCCACCCGCGAGATCGAGGAGTTCCAGCCCGACGTGATCCACGTGGCGAGTCCGCTGCTCCTGGGCGCCATGGGTCTGAAGAAGGCCAAGCAGATGGGCGTGCCGGTGGTGGCCAGTTACCACACCGACGTTCCGGGATACATGGAACACTACGGGTTCGGTGCCTTGCGCCAGCCGAGCTGGGCGCTGTTCCGCTGGTTGCACAACCAGGCCGACCTGAACGTCTGTCCCAGTACCCACACGCGACGTCAACTCGAGGAGCACGGTTTCGAGCGCGTGGAGATCTGGGCGCGGGGAGTCGACACCGATCTCTACTCGCCCACGCGTTTCAGCTTCCAGATGCGCGACCGGATGAGCGGTGGTGTTCCCGACGCGCCGCTGTTGCTCTACGCGGGTCGTCTGGCGGTGGAGAAACGACTCGACCTGTTGCGTCCGGTCCTCGACGAGGTTCCGGGAGCACGTCTGTGTCTCGTGGGCAGTGGTCCTGCCGAGGAAGTGCTGCGCTCCATCTTCCGTGGTACCGACACCACGTTCATGGGCTATCTGAAGGGCGAGGACCTGGCCGCCGCCTACGCCTCGGCCGACGTGTTCGTCTTCCCGAGCGAGTCGGAGACCTTCGGGAACGTGGTGCTCGAGGCCATGGCCTCCGGTCTCACCGCCGTGTGCGCCGCGGCCGGGGGGCCGCTCGACATCGTCGACCACGGGCGCAACGGCTACCTGTTCACGCCCGGTCGGCATGCCGAGATCAGCAGCCTGCTCGAGTGGCTGATCGCTCACCCCGGTCCGAGCCGGGCGATCGGCCAGCGGGCCCGGATCCACGCCGAGGCGAACAGCTGGACCAACGTCATGGTCGGTCTGGTGAATCGTTACCGGGAGCTGGCCGAACTCAGTGAGGCCGAGCGCCCGGCTCTGGCGGGCTGA
- a CDS encoding thioredoxin family protein, whose amino-acid sequence MPRPPVLPTIDWKNVFDSGRTHEAWIDAAENAEHVEKMQNSIERQRLEPSTVAALRGIDRPVHVVAFAEDWCGDVVRHVPVLERMVRENDRLQVRYVTREEQPEAFARFLTNGGEAVPKFVFLSDEFVECGNWGPMPDDGRELIARGKACGNVPAAREKVAALYKADKDRQMVVRELLGRFTVAGCQAP is encoded by the coding sequence ATGCCCCGTCCACCCGTCCTGCCCACCATCGACTGGAAGAACGTGTTCGACTCGGGCCGTACCCACGAGGCCTGGATCGATGCAGCCGAGAACGCCGAACATGTCGAGAAGATGCAGAATTCGATCGAGCGTCAGCGGCTGGAGCCCTCGACCGTGGCCGCACTCCGGGGAATCGACCGCCCGGTCCACGTGGTGGCCTTCGCCGAGGACTGGTGCGGCGACGTCGTCCGCCACGTGCCGGTGCTCGAACGCATGGTCCGTGAGAACGATCGCCTGCAGGTGCGCTACGTCACGCGCGAGGAACAGCCCGAAGCCTTTGCGCGCTTCCTCACCAACGGCGGTGAAGCCGTGCCGAAGTTCGTGTTCCTGAGCGACGAGTTCGTCGAGTGCGGTAACTGGGGACCCATGCCCGACGACGGGCGCGAGCTGATCGCGCGTGGCAAGGCCTGCGGGAACGTGCCCGCGGCACGCGAGAAGGTGGCGGCGCTGTACAAGGCCGACAAGGACCGCCAGATGGTCGTGCGCGAACTGCTGGGGCGATTCACCGTGGCCGGCTGTCAGGCTCCGTAG
- a CDS encoding COX15/CtaA family protein, with protein sequence MNGNRLRAFARMALATTVATYTLILVGALVRAAGAGLGCPDWPKCFGSWIPPLQASQLPPGWDPTQFNATLTWLEYTNRLLGVTIGLLIVATLVMALLWHRHRPRLLWPALAATLLVGFQGWLGGQVVRSGLEPWMITTHMVVALVIVTLLLYATFHARLQHAGLPRSKDPARRRFRHAVGIVIVLTLVQVGLGTNVRGAMEHAVDENPELPRSEWIEQVGTLDTVHRGFSQLMLAATIGLAVWSRRRFRADTGLVRAADASVALVVAQMILGAALVTMDVPPVAQLLHLSAASVYLGMLTLLALQSQREPVAAADDLGAPVAPPAADPGHA encoded by the coding sequence ATGAACGGAAACCGTCTGAGGGCCTTCGCACGCATGGCGCTGGCCACCACCGTCGCCACCTACACCCTGATCCTCGTCGGAGCGCTCGTGCGGGCCGCCGGCGCGGGACTGGGGTGTCCGGACTGGCCGAAGTGCTTCGGGTCGTGGATTCCGCCCCTCCAGGCCTCCCAGCTGCCTCCGGGCTGGGATCCGACCCAGTTCAACGCCACGCTCACCTGGCTCGAGTACACGAACCGGCTGCTCGGGGTGACCATCGGACTGCTCATCGTGGCGACGCTGGTCATGGCGCTGCTGTGGCACCGCCACCGCCCCCGCCTGCTCTGGCCCGCGCTCGCCGCAACCCTGCTCGTGGGCTTCCAGGGATGGCTCGGCGGTCAGGTCGTGCGATCGGGGCTGGAACCCTGGATGATCACGACCCACATGGTCGTGGCCCTGGTGATCGTCACCCTGCTCCTGTACGCGACCTTCCACGCGCGCCTGCAGCACGCGGGTCTACCGCGATCGAAGGACCCGGCCCGGCGACGCTTCCGTCACGCCGTCGGCATCGTGATCGTGCTCACGCTCGTCCAGGTGGGTCTGGGGACGAACGTCCGTGGTGCCATGGAACACGCCGTCGACGAGAACCCCGAACTGCCCCGCAGCGAGTGGATCGAACAGGTGGGAACGCTCGACACGGTGCACCGCGGGTTCTCACAGCTCATGCTGGCCGCGACGATCGGTCTGGCCGTGTGGAGCCGGCGCCGCTTCCGCGCCGACACGGGTCTGGTGCGTGCCGCCGATGCGAGCGTCGCCCTGGTGGTGGCACAGATGATCCTCGGCGCGGCGCTGGTCACCATGGACGTCCCTCCCGTCGCCCAACTCCTGCACCTGTCGGCGGCCAGCGTCTACCTGGGAATGCTGACCCTCCTGGCCCTGCAGTCCCAACGTGAACCCGTGGCCGCGGCCGACGATCTCGGTGCCCCGGTGGCACCTCCGGCGGCCGATCCCGGCCACGCCTGA